One genomic window of Halolamina sediminis includes the following:
- a CDS encoding ABC transporter permease, with protein MVRITGRYLLRRVAISVVTVYILASLLFVLMHAMPGSPIDALVGPGMTTEQIENIEQRFGLNQPIWLQYVEFITSVTVFDFGYSVQTLEPVRERLLDRFVPTIVLFAPAFMLQYSMGTIIGTFLGWKRGTKTDLAGFTTGLFMYSIPFFWLGWILVGVFSYEMGLFPSGSMMPAFTSSFGWADAVINLVWHMTLPVLSLALVGWAGPMLIMRTTMQDVVDADYVDFARAQGYDEPTVMTRFGARNALIPVVTQGIIGIAFMIDGSVIVETVFSWPGIGQLLVDAIFAKDLPTALAAFYTLGVLIVVLRLVTDVVYTMIDPRIEFGGEA; from the coding sequence ATGGTTCGGATTACTGGCCGCTATCTGCTCCGCCGAGTGGCGATCAGCGTCGTCACCGTCTACATACTCGCGAGCCTGCTGTTCGTGCTGATGCACGCCATGCCGGGCAGCCCGATCGACGCGCTGGTGGGTCCGGGGATGACGACCGAACAGATCGAGAACATCGAGCAGCGGTTCGGGCTGAACCAGCCCATCTGGCTCCAGTACGTCGAGTTCATCACCTCCGTCACGGTGTTCGACTTCGGCTACTCCGTCCAGACGCTGGAGCCGGTGCGCGAGCGCCTGCTCGATCGGTTCGTGCCGACGATCGTCCTGTTCGCGCCCGCGTTCATGCTTCAGTACTCGATGGGGACGATCATCGGGACGTTCCTAGGCTGGAAACGCGGGACGAAGACCGACCTCGCGGGGTTCACCACGGGGCTGTTCATGTACTCGATCCCGTTTTTCTGGCTGGGCTGGATCCTCGTGGGCGTGTTCTCCTACGAGATGGGGCTGTTCCCCAGCGGCTCGATGATGCCGGCGTTCACGAGCAGCTTCGGCTGGGCCGACGCGGTGATCAACCTCGTCTGGCACATGACTCTCCCCGTGCTCTCGCTGGCGCTGGTCGGCTGGGCCGGGCCGATGCTGATCATGCGGACGACGATGCAGGACGTCGTCGACGCCGATTACGTCGACTTCGCCCGCGCACAGGGGTACGACGAGCCGACGGTGATGACCCGCTTCGGCGCGCGCAACGCGCTGATCCCGGTCGTCACCCAGGGGATCATCGGCATCGCGTTCATGATCGACGGCTCAGTCATCGTCGAGACGGTGTTCTCTTGGCCTGGGATCGGCCAGCTGCTTGTCGACGCCATCTTCGCGAAGGACCTCCCGACCGCACTCGCGGCGTTCTACACGCTGGGGGTGTTGATCGTCGTGCTCAGGCTCGTCACGGACGTGGTGTACACGATGATCGACCCGCGGATCGAGTTCGGGGGTGAAGCCTGA
- a CDS encoding ABC transporter permease translates to MATETREVDADSDSGLRERLYPLIVGVRRTWGQFTESRLGVLGLAIIAAISFVAVFAPYIAPHPLEWQAFGNNPTFSQASQLPHPPAFGDPFFAPLGTDHLGHGILTQLIYGSRTALFIGLAAGVLSSLVGVPLGIISGYYSNTWVDEGIQRVVDVMYGLPFLPLVIVLVFINGVTTTNIILGIVAKSWLNNAIVIRGQVLSLSKRPFVEAAEASGASDFRIMWRHLLPNVLPLGFIYLAQDAAFAILIQASLAFLGLADFTQVSWGTMLQWIQVQGYIYTAPWWLIPPGIMIALLAASFYFIGYSLEDVMNPGSNQ, encoded by the coding sequence ATGGCGACCGAGACCAGAGAGGTCGACGCAGACTCCGACAGCGGGCTTCGTGAGCGGCTCTACCCGCTGATCGTCGGCGTCCGCCGCACGTGGGGACAGTTTACCGAGTCCCGGCTGGGCGTGCTGGGGCTGGCGATCATCGCGGCGATCTCCTTCGTCGCGGTGTTCGCACCGTACATCGCGCCCCACCCGCTGGAGTGGCAGGCCTTTGGCAACAACCCGACGTTCTCGCAGGCGAGCCAGCTCCCCCACCCGCCCGCGTTCGGCGACCCGTTCTTCGCCCCGTTGGGCACCGACCACCTCGGCCACGGGATCTTGACCCAGCTGATCTACGGCTCCCGGACGGCGCTGTTCATCGGGCTGGCGGCGGGGGTGCTCTCCTCGCTGGTGGGCGTCCCGCTGGGGATCATCAGCGGCTACTACAGCAACACCTGGGTCGACGAGGGGATCCAGCGCGTCGTCGACGTGATGTACGGCCTGCCGTTCCTGCCGCTGGTGATCGTGCTGGTGTTCATCAACGGCGTCACGACGACGAACATCATCCTCGGCATCGTCGCGAAGTCGTGGCTGAACAACGCCATCGTCATCCGCGGGCAGGTGCTGTCGCTGTCGAAGCGGCCGTTCGTCGAGGCCGCGGAGGCAAGCGGCGCCAGCGACTTCCGGATCATGTGGCGACACCTCCTGCCGAACGTCCTGCCCCTGGGGTTCATCTACCTCGCACAGGACGCGGCGTTCGCGATCCTGATCCAGGCGAGCCTGGCGTTCCTCGGGCTCGCTGACTTCACCCAGGTCTCGTGGGGGACGATGCTGCAGTGGATACAGGTACAGGGCTACATCTACACGGCGCCGTGGTGGCTGATTCCGCCGGGGATCATGATCGCCCTGCTGGCGGCGTCGTTCTACTTCATCGGCTACAGCCTCGAAGACGTCATGAACCCCGGATCGAACCAATGA